A window from Aquabacterium sp. NJ1 encodes these proteins:
- a CDS encoding sulfite exporter TauE/SafE family protein gives MNENGMPQINRKIQSLTVGSLIGCLGGLIGLGGAEFRLPVLVGLFKLGTLEAVILNKAMSLVVVSVALLFRLKSISLDSLVDHQGVVINLLTGSLIGAWWAAGHAITMSRAWLDRIIMILLAGLAMLMLVESTWGLHADGALFANTATQFAAGVAAGLLIGIVAALLGVAGGELLIPTIVLLYGLDVKLAGSLSLCVSLPTMVVGFARYRQSDSFKVLRAEGSLLRWMSMGSILGAATGGLMLGLVPTGALTFGLGVILLISAVKTFMHAK, from the coding sequence GTGAACGAAAACGGCATGCCTCAGATCAACAGGAAAATTCAAAGTCTCACAGTCGGCTCCCTGATTGGTTGCCTTGGTGGCCTGATCGGACTTGGAGGCGCGGAGTTTCGGCTACCCGTGCTTGTCGGTTTGTTCAAACTCGGCACCTTGGAAGCCGTGATCCTCAACAAGGCCATGAGCTTGGTGGTTGTGAGCGTGGCCTTGCTGTTCAGGCTCAAGTCGATATCGCTCGACTCGCTGGTTGACCACCAAGGCGTCGTCATCAACTTGCTGACAGGCTCTTTGATCGGCGCTTGGTGGGCTGCTGGCCATGCCATCACCATGTCTCGGGCGTGGCTTGATCGAATCATCATGATCCTGCTGGCTGGCCTGGCCATGTTGATGCTGGTCGAAAGCACCTGGGGATTGCACGCGGACGGTGCCTTGTTTGCGAACACGGCAACTCAATTTGCTGCCGGTGTGGCAGCAGGTTTGCTCATTGGCATCGTGGCTGCGCTGCTCGGTGTGGCAGGCGGGGAACTGTTGATTCCCACCATCGTGCTGCTCTATGGCTTGGACGTCAAACTGGCCGGGAGCCTGTCTTTGTGCGTGAGCCTGCCAACCATGGTGGTGGGCTTTGCACGCTACCGACAGTCCGATTCGTTCAAAGTGCTGCGAGCAGAAGGATCACTTCTGCGTTGGATGTCGATGGGCTCAATCCTTGGTGCAGCGACGGGCGGCCTCATGCTAGGCCTGGTGCCAACTGGAGCACTGACCTTTGGCCTGGGGGTGATACTGCTGATATCCGCAGTCAAGACCTTCATGCACGCCAAGTGA
- a CDS encoding DNA repair exonuclease, which yields MVRIAHFSDLHYGPKNQIEADRCFGAAIDMAMASGVQAAVLSGDSTDHALDLHSPAAERLVAQVRRLADHCPVLMLQGTYSHEPPGALSIFKSLGGRYPVHVADQIGQVALMPSGRWQVSASWRFDVLPDGLMALFSCVPTVNKAAVAATVGAGAAAEAVSEHLSTLLAGFAFSHRRAQALAVPSIGVSHGTVFGCMSEHGVPMAGFDHEFTTGALFSAEAQAFMLGHIHRHQTWDCEGRHGQQRIAYAGSIGRFHYGEDGEKGWLLWEVDASSAVCTLQPTPARRTVDIVFDGKPDLDTLRDAVAQKDVAGAFVRVRWTVADEDRHAVNHEAIQQALGTAAEVKLEGRIVPVVRTRAAGISQLSSLEQKVTAWAQVTGVMVAPMLACLADLTGEQPSVIADRVLSTMSSEPCTDQCKEAACAAG from the coding sequence ATGGTTCGCATCGCGCATTTTTCTGACCTTCATTACGGCCCCAAGAACCAGATCGAGGCCGACCGCTGTTTCGGGGCGGCCATCGACATGGCCATGGCCTCAGGTGTTCAGGCGGCGGTGCTGTCTGGGGATTCAACCGATCACGCCCTGGACTTGCACTCACCCGCTGCCGAACGTCTGGTGGCGCAGGTGCGTCGCCTGGCCGACCATTGCCCGGTGCTGATGCTGCAAGGCACGTACTCTCATGAGCCACCAGGTGCCTTGTCCATCTTCAAATCCTTGGGCGGACGTTACCCTGTCCATGTGGCCGACCAGATCGGACAAGTGGCGCTCATGCCGAGCGGCCGCTGGCAGGTTTCTGCAAGCTGGCGTTTCGATGTCTTGCCAGATGGACTCATGGCCCTGTTCAGTTGCGTGCCCACGGTCAACAAGGCTGCTGTGGCGGCCACGGTGGGGGCGGGGGCTGCTGCCGAGGCAGTGAGCGAGCACTTGTCAACCTTGCTGGCCGGGTTTGCCTTCAGTCACCGACGAGCCCAGGCCTTGGCTGTGCCGTCCATCGGCGTGTCGCATGGCACCGTCTTTGGTTGCATGAGCGAGCACGGTGTGCCCATGGCCGGGTTTGATCACGAGTTCACCACGGGCGCATTGTTCTCTGCTGAGGCCCAGGCATTCATGCTGGGGCACATACACCGACATCAGACATGGGACTGTGAGGGGCGGCACGGGCAGCAGCGCATCGCCTATGCGGGCTCCATCGGACGCTTCCACTATGGGGAGGATGGCGAAAAAGGCTGGCTGCTGTGGGAGGTGGATGCCTCGTCAGCGGTCTGCACTCTGCAGCCGACACCGGCTCGGCGGACGGTGGACATCGTGTTTGATGGCAAGCCTGACCTCGACACTTTGCGGGATGCAGTTGCTCAGAAAGATGTTGCGGGGGCGTTCGTGCGTGTCCGGTGGACGGTGGCAGACGAAGATCGCCACGCGGTCAATCACGAGGCCATTCAGCAGGCGCTGGGGACGGCTGCCGAGGTCAAGCTGGAGGGGCGCATCGTGCCGGTGGTGCGCACCAGGGCTGCCGGCATTTCGCAGTTGTCCAGCCTGGAGCAGAAGGTGACGGCGTGGGCGCAGGTAACCGGTGTGATGGTCGCGCCGATGTTGGCTTGTCTGGCGGACCTGACGGGCGAACAGCCCAGCGTGATTGCGGATCGGGTGCTGAGCACCATGAGCAGTGAGCCATGCACGGACCAGTGCAAAGAGGCGGCGTGCGCAGCAGGCTGA
- a CDS encoding TolC family protein, with the protein MFAIPVRLIGPYRAPAPAALSRSFISARYGLRAQGLCLAIAALAFQAHAQNQLGFEQAIRLAETRSRQLGAQTSAAASARAMAAAAAQRPDPTLKLGVNNLPVDGPDRFSLTRDFMTMQSVGVMQEFTREDKRLARSRRFESEAQASEAARALALANLQRDTATAWLDCFYLTRMLDLLAAQGREAPLQVEAAEAAYRGGKGAQADVFAARTMAVQIEDRLAQVRRQLSVARTQLARWIGDAAQVPLPPVPPDLRHLPDHADLENEVQKHPDIVLMARQEDMAQADADAAQANKRADWSVELMLNHRGPAYSNMVSLNVAVPLQWDQANRQDRELVAKLATADQIRAQREEATREHIAQIEGLHQTWQSHRERLARYDASLLPLAAQRTEAALAAYRGGTGTLASVLEARRAVIDTQLERLRLEMDAAQAWAQLAYLIPASDDTPAPHP; encoded by the coding sequence ATGTTTGCCATCCCTGTGCGCCTCATCGGGCCATACCGTGCCCCTGCCCCGGCCGCCCTCTCGCGCTCCTTCATCTCCGCCCGGTACGGGCTGCGCGCCCAGGGCTTGTGCCTTGCCATCGCTGCGCTAGCGTTCCAAGCCCATGCGCAAAACCAACTGGGTTTCGAGCAAGCCATCCGTCTGGCCGAAACGCGCTCCCGCCAGTTGGGGGCGCAGACCAGTGCCGCCGCGTCCGCGCGTGCCATGGCCGCCGCAGCGGCCCAGCGGCCCGATCCCACGCTGAAGCTGGGTGTGAACAACCTGCCCGTCGATGGACCGGACCGTTTCAGCCTGACCCGCGATTTCATGACCATGCAGTCGGTCGGCGTCATGCAGGAGTTCACCCGAGAAGACAAACGGCTCGCCCGATCAAGGCGCTTCGAGAGCGAAGCCCAGGCCAGCGAGGCCGCCCGTGCACTGGCCCTGGCCAATCTGCAGCGCGACACCGCAACGGCGTGGCTGGACTGCTTTTACCTGACGCGCATGCTCGACCTGCTCGCAGCCCAAGGCCGGGAAGCGCCCCTTCAGGTCGAAGCGGCAGAGGCCGCCTACCGGGGCGGCAAAGGCGCCCAGGCCGACGTGTTCGCCGCCCGCACGATGGCCGTGCAGATCGAAGACCGCCTGGCCCAGGTGCGACGCCAGTTGAGCGTTGCCAGGACCCAATTGGCACGCTGGATCGGTGACGCCGCCCAGGTGCCACTGCCCCCCGTGCCGCCGGACCTGAGGCACTTGCCCGACCACGCCGATCTGGAAAACGAGGTGCAAAAGCACCCGGACATCGTGCTGATGGCCCGGCAAGAAGACATGGCCCAGGCGGACGCCGATGCCGCGCAGGCCAACAAGCGCGCCGATTGGAGCGTGGAACTGATGCTGAACCACCGCGGCCCGGCGTATTCCAACATGGTCTCGCTCAACGTCGCCGTGCCATTGCAATGGGATCAAGCCAATCGGCAGGACCGCGAGCTGGTCGCCAAACTGGCCACCGCCGACCAGATACGTGCGCAACGCGAGGAGGCCACGCGCGAGCACATCGCGCAGATCGAAGGCCTGCACCAGACCTGGCAAAGCCACCGTGAACGCCTGGCCCGCTATGACGCATCGCTGCTGCCGCTGGCGGCGCAACGCACGGAAGCTGCGCTGGCCGCCTACCGGGGTGGCACCGGCACCCTGGCGTCCGTCCTTGAAGCCCGCCGCGCGGTCATCGACACGCAACTGGAACGGCTGCGTCTGGAGATGGACGCCGCCCAGGCCTGGGCCCAACTCGCCTACCTGATCCCCGCCAGCGATGACACGCCCGCGCCCCACCCTTGA
- a CDS encoding AAA family ATPase, producing MQPLKLTLKGFRGIRDGLGQDVLTLDFERLADGAELVAIAGANGRGKTTLMDNMHPYLTMPSRAALSGPGGFSYYDHVCLPENEKDLTWSHEGRCYRSQVVIRLNGRRKTEAYLHALTDAGQWRPVCLDDGLVSDGKVETYTRCVEAICGSADTFFTSAFSAQGKRQLSTYRNAEIKSLLSDLLGQEEIRALGQKANDTAKLIKAGLSAIRQELAGLDAEQVRLDVGLHRLQGASDRVAQALLERQQAQQALDGHRVCHARLQAQRDQSQSTEARRAQLLEERKALIAAGTQAIEGLKAQEQDALQGLERLAQRITSRRAQAQSRQSALMQSRRQCLNVLEEAGAVQRAAHRLPLAELVLSARQQGIVVCRQQVQAMRDAQATERLLVQKLASIELEAGRAALKAQELAHRFGLVGEVPCAGTDLQGQCKLLGDAHEAQTLMPSAQGQISRLAQDKALAEQELFQIRHRCEELAQAPQALARAERLADMARTRVSRWSLLATRAGQITQARAALQAIELELSSLAAELGRAEGNETTEEQAERQQIETTRQRIAQALVQQAQHFREALNRLDAVLHGLPAPFDHQMLAAAAQAEAQARLALSTAEQAHLAAERNAQSRIELTAQARALADRRVQVQSGMARAEDSLGSWNLFARCMSNDGLIALAIDDAGPALSGLANDLLLACYGPRFTVSILTLVETGKGEQREGFDIVVHDGELGDSKSLGLMSGGERVWVNECLTRAVALYLAQHAGRRYDALFSDEADGALDPERKRMFMAMKRQVLRVGGYQREFFVSQTPELTAMADAVIDLDAMCDHGLTEDGPKKWASA from the coding sequence ATGCAACCACTCAAACTCACCCTCAAGGGCTTTCGGGGCATCCGTGATGGCCTGGGGCAGGACGTGTTGACGCTGGACTTCGAGCGCTTGGCCGATGGTGCTGAACTCGTCGCCATTGCCGGTGCCAACGGGCGGGGCAAGACCACGTTGATGGACAACATGCACCCCTATCTGACGATGCCATCACGTGCGGCCCTGAGCGGTCCCGGCGGCTTTTCCTACTACGACCATGTCTGCCTGCCGGAAAACGAGAAGGATCTGACTTGGTCACATGAAGGCCGGTGCTATCGATCCCAAGTGGTGATCCGGCTCAATGGACGCCGAAAGACCGAGGCCTATTTGCATGCGCTCACTGATGCGGGCCAGTGGCGCCCCGTCTGTCTCGACGATGGTCTGGTGTCCGACGGCAAGGTCGAGACCTACACCCGCTGTGTGGAGGCTATTTGTGGCAGCGCTGATACCTTCTTCACCTCGGCGTTCTCGGCCCAAGGCAAGCGCCAGCTCAGCACCTACCGCAATGCCGAGATCAAGAGCTTGCTGTCCGACTTGCTCGGCCAGGAGGAAATCCGTGCCCTGGGACAAAAGGCCAATGACACTGCCAAACTGATCAAGGCCGGGCTGTCGGCCATCAGGCAGGAGTTGGCCGGGTTGGATGCGGAGCAGGTTCGTCTGGACGTCGGGCTGCATCGCTTGCAAGGTGCATCTGACCGCGTTGCGCAGGCCTTGCTTGAGCGACAACAAGCGCAGCAGGCGCTGGATGGACATCGGGTTTGCCATGCCCGCTTGCAGGCTCAACGGGATCAGTCCCAGAGCACCGAGGCGCGACGTGCGCAGTTGCTTGAGGAGCGCAAGGCGCTGATCGCTGCAGGCACGCAAGCCATTGAGGGGCTCAAAGCTCAGGAGCAGGATGCCTTGCAGGGCCTGGAGCGCTTGGCGCAACGCATCACCAGTCGGCGAGCGCAAGCGCAGTCTAGGCAGAGCGCGCTCATGCAATCACGTCGCCAGTGCCTGAACGTGCTCGAAGAAGCTGGTGCGGTCCAGCGTGCGGCACATCGCTTGCCTCTGGCCGAACTGGTGCTGAGTGCCAGGCAACAGGGAATCGTTGTGTGCCGACAGCAGGTGCAGGCGATGAGGGATGCGCAGGCCACGGAACGGCTGCTGGTGCAGAAGCTCGCCAGCATAGAGTTGGAGGCGGGCAGGGCGGCTTTGAAGGCCCAGGAGTTGGCGCACCGATTTGGCCTGGTCGGTGAGGTGCCTTGTGCGGGCACCGATCTGCAAGGGCAATGCAAGCTGCTGGGGGATGCGCATGAAGCCCAGACCCTGATGCCCAGCGCGCAAGGCCAGATCAGCCGCCTGGCGCAGGACAAGGCCCTGGCAGAACAGGAACTGTTCCAGATCCGCCATCGGTGCGAAGAGCTGGCCCAGGCGCCTCAAGCGCTGGCGCGGGCCGAACGCTTGGCCGACATGGCTCGAACACGGGTGTCCCGCTGGTCGCTGCTGGCGACCAGGGCGGGCCAGATCACCCAAGCCCGCGCCGCCTTGCAGGCCATTGAGCTTGAACTGTCCTCATTGGCGGCAGAGCTTGGCCGGGCCGAAGGCAACGAGACGACCGAAGAGCAAGCCGAGCGCCAACAGATCGAGACCACACGCCAGCGCATCGCGCAGGCCCTGGTGCAACAGGCGCAGCATTTCCGGGAGGCGCTCAATCGCCTGGACGCGGTGCTTCACGGTTTGCCAGCGCCCTTTGACCATCAGATGCTGGCCGCCGCCGCCCAGGCTGAGGCCCAAGCGCGCCTGGCCTTGTCCACCGCAGAACAAGCCCACCTGGCCGCCGAGCGCAATGCCCAGTCCAGGATTGAATTGACGGCTCAGGCGCGGGCCCTGGCTGATCGGCGTGTGCAGGTGCAGTCCGGCATGGCCCGAGCGGAGGACAGCTTGGGAAGTTGGAACCTGTTTGCCCGGTGCATGAGCAACGATGGCCTGATCGCCCTGGCCATTGACGATGCAGGACCGGCTCTGTCTGGCTTGGCCAATGACTTGCTGCTGGCCTGTTATGGCCCTCGCTTCACCGTGTCCATCCTCACGCTGGTGGAGACAGGCAAGGGCGAGCAACGCGAGGGCTTTGACATCGTCGTGCACGACGGCGAGTTGGGGGACAGCAAGAGCCTGGGTCTGATGAGCGGAGGGGAGCGCGTGTGGGTCAACGAGTGCCTGACGCGGGCGGTGGCGCTGTACCTGGCACAGCACGCAGGCAGGCGCTACGACGCCTTGTTTTCTGACGAAGCTGATGGGGCGCTGGACCCGGAGCGTAAACGCATGTTCATGGCCATGAAGCGCCAGGTGCTGCGTGTGGGCGGCTACCAGCGGGAGTTTTTTGTGTCGCAAACGCCGGAGTTGACCGCCATGGCTGACGCCGTGATCGACCTGGATGCGATGTGCGATCACGGGCTGACAGAGGATGGCCCAAAAAAGTGGGCGTCGGCCTGA
- a CDS encoding RadC family protein, with the protein MNVTHLSSAELVSELLAAPVRQAPLPLPCACDAAATYQAFEHAPPDLAYKLSVARELLLRDMRAKMLEGPVMASPKIVKDWLSMYCAGLEHEVFLVLYLDAQQVLIEAEELFRGTLTQTSVYPREVVKNALAHNAAAVLLAHNHPSGQLSPSSADELLTQTLKSSLMMVDVRVLDHFIVGGDRVLSFAEQGLL; encoded by the coding sequence GTGAATGTCACCCACTTGTCCAGTGCCGAACTGGTCAGCGAGTTACTCGCCGCACCTGTGCGCCAAGCCCCACTCCCTTTGCCATGCGCCTGCGATGCTGCAGCGACATACCAGGCCTTTGAGCACGCTCCCCCCGACCTGGCCTACAAACTCAGCGTCGCACGCGAACTGCTGCTGCGCGACATGCGCGCCAAGATGCTGGAAGGCCCAGTCATGGCATCGCCCAAGATTGTGAAAGACTGGCTGAGCATGTACTGCGCCGGGCTGGAGCACGAAGTGTTCCTGGTGCTGTACCTCGACGCGCAGCAAGTCCTGATCGAGGCCGAAGAGCTGTTCCGGGGCACGCTGACCCAGACCTCGGTTTACCCGCGCGAAGTGGTTAAAAACGCGCTGGCCCACAACGCGGCGGCTGTGCTGTTGGCACACAACCACCCGAGCGGTCAATTGTCTCCGAGCAGTGCAGATGAGCTCTTGACCCAGACGTTGAAATCCTCTTTGATGATGGTGGATGTGCGCGTGCTCGATCACTTCATCGTGGGAGGTGACCGCGTCCTGTCTTTTGCGGAACAGGGTTTACTGTGA
- a CDS encoding sigma-70 family RNA polymerase sigma factor translates to MAVRDVASLNRFLRMAVLAGVESAVQVHIDRGDDLNARDEKGLTPLMLSAARNKAAVCKLLIHCGADAGLLDPSGKTALDIAQAAAAYEAVAVIEAAFPSAERSNEGGDLDELATTELSESSVEAGREPSALCPECQDVPEPPSLNHSDSAGDIAEVSSPMIEWASDFDEDGAAFDLTGWEAEDVQPPPESDPMLLAAALEVQQAISKHQPIDTSIDWEDFDAYLPERASPLLRPEDVEAREQLRLVLLRAIREGSVPDSLIEDLSFDGDGVPSEEAGALLRMVINDLGAETDERFEYSSAYENFEVAVSPVENADEEEVVVDALAFIDDLAARRNEPMRIYQREFQRESLLSAEGEVALGQAMERGIETALDVLASWPSGIGVVLDGVRMVMSGAKPLRWISAGPRVEPYDINVHADGKFDAEPDLLAEDPNEEDEHGSQSGSHEDESIDESSDFFAHAERLSGLSVSSSRSALEWRECRNAIEALGLTRGFLLELADSSLSGEQGPAMAFAQAIKGYRRSRDKMTVANLKLVFSIAKKYLFSGQPLDDLVQEGNIGLIKAVDRYDWRRGFKFSTYATWWIRQQVGRHLADKSKTIRLPVHIYEKVQRIAQATHVFEMEVGRAPTIHEVAVRVDMPAHKVAGLNRVAQEPLPIDDEPDVDARIAVGAQGEFIARDPMDIVSDLQLINSVDRLLGTLKAKDERILRLRFGIGVPDSMTLEEIGLRLNVTRERIRQLEAAAIRQLKHPGRIERLRREFSSSPLPKRDLGMVAEGELVDNELDGNPGAVSEGQEARASSRPNQAKQRSVDPGRPQSTGQSALDKLIDQLLDAGITVDDGRDGGSGRLWVDLTEAPDMRSRGFVRKLIAMGFEFWPGKGYWR, encoded by the coding sequence ATGGCTGTTCGCGACGTTGCATCCTTGAACCGGTTCCTCAGAATGGCTGTCTTGGCGGGAGTCGAAAGCGCGGTCCAGGTTCATATCGACCGAGGCGATGACCTCAATGCACGCGATGAAAAGGGCCTGACGCCACTCATGTTGTCAGCGGCCCGCAACAAAGCTGCCGTTTGCAAGCTACTCATTCATTGCGGTGCTGATGCTGGATTGCTTGATCCGTCCGGGAAAACAGCACTCGATATTGCACAGGCGGCTGCAGCGTATGAAGCGGTCGCTGTCATTGAGGCGGCTTTTCCATCTGCGGAACGCTCCAATGAAGGGGGGGATCTTGACGAACTCGCCACGACCGAGCTCAGTGAAAGCTCGGTTGAGGCGGGTCGTGAGCCATCCGCGCTTTGCCCTGAATGTCAAGATGTCCCTGAGCCTCCCAGCCTGAACCACTCGGATTCGGCGGGAGACATCGCCGAGGTGTCGTCGCCCATGATCGAATGGGCATCGGATTTCGATGAGGATGGTGCTGCCTTCGACCTGACGGGGTGGGAGGCTGAAGATGTACAGCCGCCACCCGAAAGCGATCCTATGCTGTTAGCGGCAGCACTTGAAGTTCAACAGGCCATTTCCAAGCATCAGCCTATCGATACATCCATCGACTGGGAAGATTTTGATGCGTACCTGCCCGAGCGGGCGTCTCCACTTCTGCGCCCGGAAGATGTGGAGGCGCGCGAGCAACTCCGCCTTGTGCTGCTTAGGGCCATTCGCGAAGGTAGCGTGCCGGACTCGTTGATTGAGGATCTGTCGTTTGATGGAGACGGGGTACCTAGTGAAGAAGCTGGGGCCCTTCTGCGCATGGTGATCAATGACCTTGGCGCAGAAACTGATGAACGATTCGAATACTCGTCAGCATACGAAAACTTTGAGGTCGCTGTCTCCCCTGTTGAAAATGCGGACGAAGAAGAAGTCGTTGTGGATGCGCTGGCGTTCATAGATGATCTGGCGGCACGGCGCAATGAGCCCATGCGCATCTATCAACGGGAGTTTCAACGCGAGTCTCTTCTCTCGGCTGAGGGAGAAGTGGCCCTCGGGCAGGCCATGGAGCGAGGTATTGAGACGGCGCTTGATGTGCTGGCCTCATGGCCCTCTGGCATTGGTGTAGTGCTTGACGGGGTGCGGATGGTGATGTCGGGTGCGAAGCCGCTTCGTTGGATTTCGGCTGGACCGCGCGTTGAGCCGTACGACATCAACGTGCATGCAGATGGGAAATTCGATGCCGAGCCAGACTTGCTGGCCGAAGACCCCAACGAAGAGGATGAGCACGGTTCGCAGTCCGGCTCCCATGAGGATGAATCCATTGACGAGTCGTCGGATTTTTTTGCACATGCTGAGCGACTGTCCGGCCTTTCCGTCAGTTCATCTCGCAGCGCTCTTGAATGGCGTGAATGCCGCAATGCGATTGAGGCACTTGGCCTGACCCGAGGTTTTCTGCTGGAGTTGGCTGACTCCAGCCTCTCTGGCGAGCAGGGGCCAGCGATGGCGTTCGCGCAGGCGATAAAGGGTTATCGGCGGTCACGCGACAAAATGACCGTTGCCAATTTGAAGCTCGTCTTTTCCATCGCGAAGAAGTATCTGTTCAGTGGACAGCCTTTGGACGATCTGGTCCAGGAGGGGAACATCGGGCTAATCAAGGCCGTCGATCGATATGACTGGCGCAGGGGCTTCAAGTTTTCCACCTACGCTACCTGGTGGATTCGGCAGCAGGTTGGCCGGCATCTCGCCGACAAGAGCAAGACCATTCGCTTGCCAGTCCATATCTACGAGAAGGTTCAACGCATTGCCCAAGCCACACATGTCTTCGAAATGGAGGTCGGGCGGGCTCCTACGATTCATGAGGTCGCGGTGCGCGTGGACATGCCTGCGCACAAGGTTGCGGGGCTCAACCGTGTAGCGCAAGAGCCTTTGCCAATTGATGATGAGCCGGATGTGGATGCGCGAATCGCAGTGGGTGCACAGGGTGAGTTCATTGCCCGCGATCCGATGGATATCGTGTCCGATCTGCAATTGATCAATTCCGTTGATCGGCTGCTGGGAACGCTCAAGGCGAAAGACGAGCGCATCTTGCGTTTGCGCTTCGGCATCGGTGTGCCGGATTCGATGACGCTGGAAGAGATCGGCTTGCGACTCAATGTGACGAGAGAGCGCATCCGTCAACTCGAGGCGGCGGCCATTCGCCAGCTTAAACACCCGGGCCGAATTGAGCGGCTGCGACGCGAGTTCAGCAGCAGTCCACTTCCGAAGCGCGATCTCGGTATGGTGGCCGAAGGCGAGCTCGTTGATAACGAGTTGGACGGCAACCCAGGGGCTGTTTCGGAAGGCCAGGAGGCACGCGCCTCGTCTCGACCCAATCAGGCGAAGCAACGGAGCGTGGATCCCGGTCGACCACAATCTACCGGGCAATCCGCGCTCGACAAATTGATCGATCAGTTACTCGATGCCGGGATCACGGTCGATGATGGCCGCGATGGAGGAAGTGGAAGGCTATGGGTGGACCTCACCGAGGCACCCGATATGCGCTCTCGTGGATTTGTTCGAAAGCTGATTGCCATGGGGTTCGAGTTTTGGCCAGGAAAGGGCTATTGGAGATGA
- a CDS encoding efflux RND transporter periplasmic adaptor subunit, translated as MNIKTPVLSLVAATLLAAGYGLYALGMKRGLSAHTATSAAQAPANPGSASEAATQPAADVAPQSIAEGEEATRRHISAGIKAGDVDPATGKKVLYYHDPMVPGNKFDKPAKSPFMDMMLVPVYADSDGDQGKVTVSPRIQQNLGVRTAEVTEGVLSPQVSAVGNIAYNERDQAIVQARATGYVERLYVRATLDAVKQGQALADLYVPDWVAAQEEFLSVRRMQGADMGSLVDGARQRMRQVGMSDEQIKSVERTGQTKARITLAAPISGVVSELMAREGMSMMPGATLLRINGVSTVWANAEVPESQVAQLRPGTKVQARSPAVPGTTFEGTVQALVPEVNPGTRTLKARVQLNNPGAHLVPGMSVTMQFMDMRAEKVLLIPTEAVIQTGKRTVVMLAEDKGRFRPVEVETGIESNGQTEVKRGLDAGQRVVVSSQFLIDSEASLKGVEARLNGASLPAVNNTAPRHEGQGKVEAIGRDAITLSHGPIASLKWGAMTMDFKVPLKGSLPRNLEVGDPVNFEFYMDADGMPQLTRLSPMAPEPKTVPPAKGMDMGKAGSQP; from the coding sequence ATGAACATCAAAACACCTGTCCTTTCGCTGGTCGCCGCCACGCTCCTGGCCGCAGGCTATGGCCTGTATGCGCTGGGGATGAAGCGCGGCCTGAGCGCCCACACCGCCACGTCCGCCGCGCAGGCCCCAGCCAATCCAGGCTCGGCGTCCGAAGCCGCCACCCAGCCAGCGGCCGACGTTGCGCCGCAAAGCATCGCCGAGGGCGAAGAAGCCACCCGCCGCCACATCAGCGCAGGCATCAAGGCCGGCGACGTGGACCCGGCCACTGGCAAGAAGGTCCTGTACTACCACGACCCCATGGTGCCGGGCAACAAGTTCGACAAGCCCGCCAAGTCACCTTTCATGGACATGATGCTGGTGCCCGTCTACGCCGACAGCGATGGCGATCAGGGCAAGGTCACCGTCAGCCCACGCATCCAGCAGAACCTGGGCGTGCGCACCGCAGAGGTCACTGAAGGCGTGCTGTCGCCACAGGTCTCGGCCGTGGGCAACATCGCCTACAACGAACGCGACCAGGCCATCGTGCAGGCACGGGCCACAGGCTATGTCGAGCGGCTGTACGTGCGCGCCACGCTGGATGCGGTCAAGCAAGGGCAAGCCCTGGCCGATCTCTATGTGCCGGACTGGGTGGCCGCACAAGAAGAGTTCTTGTCCGTTCGCCGCATGCAGGGTGCTGACATGGGCAGCCTGGTCGATGGGGCACGCCAGCGCATGCGCCAAGTCGGCATGAGCGATGAGCAGATCAAAAGCGTTGAGCGAACCGGGCAGACCAAAGCGCGCATCACCCTGGCCGCCCCCATCAGCGGCGTGGTCAGCGAACTGATGGCACGCGAAGGCATGTCCATGATGCCCGGCGCCACCTTGCTGCGCATCAACGGGGTGTCCACGGTCTGGGCCAATGCCGAAGTGCCGGAGAGCCAGGTCGCACAACTGCGCCCAGGCACCAAGGTGCAAGCCCGCAGCCCGGCTGTACCCGGCACCACCTTCGAGGGCACGGTGCAAGCCCTGGTGCCCGAGGTCAACCCCGGCACACGCACCCTCAAGGCGCGGGTGCAGTTGAACAACCCCGGGGCCCACCTGGTGCCCGGCATGAGCGTGACCATGCAGTTCATGGACATGCGCGCCGAGAAGGTCTTGCTGATCCCTACTGAGGCGGTCATCCAGACCGGCAAGCGCACGGTGGTCATGCTGGCCGAGGACAAGGGGCGGTTCCGCCCGGTCGAGGTCGAGACGGGCATCGAGAGCAATGGCCAGACGGAGGTCAAGCGCGGCCTGGATGCGGGTCAGCGCGTGGTGGTGTCCTCGCAGTTCCTGATCGATTCGGAGGCCAGCCTCAAGGGCGTGGAGGCACGCTTGAACGGCGCCTCGCTACCTGCCGTCAACAACACCGCGCCACGACATGAGGGGCAAGGCAAGGTCGAAGCCATCGGCCGCGATGCCATCACGCTGTCGCATGGCCCGATTGCTTCGCTCAAGTGGGGCGCCATGACCATGGACTTCAAGGTGCCACTCAAAGGCAGCTTGCCTCGCAACCTGGAGGTGGGTGACCCAGTGAACTTCGAGTTCTACATGGACGCCGATGGCATGCCCCAGCTGACGCGCCTGTCGCCCATGGCGCCCGAGCCCAAGACAGTGCCCCCAGCCAAGGGCATGGACATGGGCAAAGCCGGGAGCCAGCCATGA